The window ATGCAATGCTGCTTGCGTCCCTCGTTTCCTGCGACGGCGCTTGCCGCGTCGCCGATCTCGGCGCAGGGGCGGGGGCGGCCGGCATGGCGGTCGCCTCGCGCGTCGAATTGGCTGAGGTGCTGCTCGTCGAACGCTCGCCGATCATGGCGGACTTTGCCCGTCGCAGCCTCGCATTGCCCGCAAATTCGCATTTTGCGGCACGCGTCGCCGTTCTCGAGGCGGATGTGACGCTGACCGGCAAGGCACGCACAGCGGCCGGCTTTGCCGACGACAGCTTTGATCACGTCATCATGAACCCGCCATTCAACGATGCCGCCGATCGCCGGACGCCGGATCGCCTGAAGGCCGAGGCCCATGCGATGAGCGACGGTCTGTTCGAGACCTGGATCAAGACCGCGGGCGCGGTCATGAAGCCTGGTGGGCAGCTTTCGCTGATAGCCCGGCCGGAGTCGATTGCCGAGATCATTGCGGCCTGTGGCCGCCGCTTCGGCGGCATCGAGATCACGCCGCTCCTGCCGCGCGCCGGCGAGAACGCAGTTCGTATCCTGGTGACCGCGATCAAGCAGAGCCGCAAGCGATTGGCGCTGCGCGCACCGCTCGTGATGCACGGGGAGGGGACGCACCGTTTCTCCACGGAAGTCGACGACCTCAACAACGGCCGAACCGCTTATCCTCGTCGGCGATAAACGGCAAGTACGGCATTGCGTTTGCTGCGGCAGTGCATACATGCAGGGTCAAATTTCGTATGAGCAGGAGTTGAAATGGCCGGGTTCTTTAAAAAATTGCTTCCGAGGCGTTTTCGCACCGACGGGCTAACGATCCCGGCGATCCGTCTCCACGGCGCAATCATGGCGGGGGGAAGCCAGTTCCGTCCTGCTCTCAATCTCGCGACCGTGGCGCCGCTACTTGAGAAGGCCTTCGCCGTCAAGGAGGCTCCGGCCGTTGTCATCTCCGTCAACTCGCCCGGCGGCTCACCGGTGCAGTCGCGCCTGATCTACCAGCGTATCCGCGATCTCGCCGAGGAGAAGAAAAAGCGGGTCCTGATCTTCGTCGAGGACGTGGCAGCCTCAGGCGGCTACATGATTGCGCTTGCCGGTGACGAGATCATTGCCGATCCGAATTCGATCGTCGGCTCGATCGGCGTCGTGTCCGGCGGCTTCGGCTTTCCGGAGCTGTTGAAGAAGATCGGCGTCGAACGCCGCATCTACACGGCTGGCGAGAACAAGGTGGTCCTTGATCCATTCCAGCCGGAGAAGGAGCGGGACGTCGAGTTCCTGAAATCCCTTCAGCTCGATGTCCACGACACCTTCATCGAAATGGTCAAGTCCCGGCGCGGCACGCTGCTGAGTGACCATCCCGATATTTTCTCGGGTCTCTTCTGGACCGGCCGGCGCGGGCGGGAGCTTGGCCTCGTCGATGGCCTCGGCGACATGCGCGGAGAGGTCAAGAGGCGCTATGGCGAAAAGGCGCGGCTTGAACTCATCCAGCCGAGCCGCAGCCTCTTCGGGTGGCGCCAGCCGGGGGCGGCGGT is drawn from Sinorhizobium sojae CCBAU 05684 and contains these coding sequences:
- a CDS encoding S49 family peptidase, which codes for MAGFFKKLLPRRFRTDGLTIPAIRLHGAIMAGGSQFRPALNLATVAPLLEKAFAVKEAPAVVISVNSPGGSPVQSRLIYQRIRDLAEEKKKRVLIFVEDVAASGGYMIALAGDEIIADPNSIVGSIGVVSGGFGFPELLKKIGVERRIYTAGENKVVLDPFQPEKERDVEFLKSLQLDVHDTFIEMVKSRRGTLLSDHPDIFSGLFWTGRRGRELGLVDGLGDMRGEVKRRYGEKARLELIQPSRSLFGWRQPGAAVAGSLAAPLAASAAAGLVEVIEERALWARFGL
- a CDS encoding tRNA1(Val) (adenine(37)-N6)-methyltransferase; the encoded protein is MTTAIKETVDAFHRGGFHLIQPLGQGHRSGMDAMLLASLVSCDGACRVADLGAGAGAAGMAVASRVELAEVLLVERSPIMADFARRSLALPANSHFAARVAVLEADVTLTGKARTAAGFADDSFDHVIMNPPFNDAADRRTPDRLKAEAHAMSDGLFETWIKTAGAVMKPGGQLSLIARPESIAEIIAACGRRFGGIEITPLLPRAGENAVRILVTAIKQSRKRLALRAPLVMHGEGTHRFSTEVDDLNNGRTAYPRRR